In the genome of Magnolia sinica isolate HGM2019 chromosome 2, MsV1, whole genome shotgun sequence, one region contains:
- the LOC131236571 gene encoding uncharacterized protein At4g06598, which translates to MANTKGMAHFRNSPSTGKQSLLPPKSPFPSISPSYADYGSSLIGSKGIPKPREGHRHHQRTSSESILIEEQPSWLDELLNEPETPVRRGAHRRSSSDSFAYLEASNNSSNVDNKAQEEYKYKNLTSVPSWGSVDFDRFRDVQHASFYAENSFATQQNRGWESPLNSVTYPSSYPSARDHNIILQSSGSSCAPRRPDRVPSIATEKQDQEEPGHDLQGSSERDGSYAKPCVSESDTKRAKQQFAQRSRVRKLQYIAELERNVQALQAKGSEVLAELEFLDQQNLILNMENKALKQRLDSLAQEQLIKQLEHEVLEREIARLRLLMYQQQQQPLSSHHRPGSSRDLDSQFANLSLKHKEASSGREPVSGPLHT; encoded by the exons ATGGCGAACACCAAAGGGATGGCACACTTTAGAAATTCACCTTCCACTGGGAAACAATCACTTCTTCCTCCTAAAAGTCCATTCCCTAGCATATCCCCATCATATGCAGATTACGGCTCCTCTTTAATAGGGTCCAAAGGCATTCCAAAGCCACGAGAGGGACATAGGCACCACCAACGCACTTCCTCCGAGAGCATTCTCATTGAGGAGCAACCTTCTTGGCTTGACGAACTCCTAAATGAGCCAGAGACGCCTGTGAGGAGAGGAGCTCACCGTCGGTCATCTAGTGACTCCTTTGCATATTTGGAGGCATCTAATAATTCTTCTAACGTAGATAACAAAGCTCAAGAGGAGTACAAGTATAAAAATCTAACATCTGTGCCTTCATGGGGATCTGTGGACTTTGATCGCTTTAGAGACGTACAACATGCCTCTTTCTATGCAGAGAATTCTTTTGCGACACAGCAGAATAGGGGATGGGAATCACCCTTGAATTCCGTGACATACCCAAGTAGCTATCCATCTGCACGAGATCATAACATTATACTCCAGAGCTCTGGATCATCATGTGCTCCGAGGAGACCAGACAGAGTTCCATCTATAGCTACTGAAAAGCAAGACCAAGAGGAACCTGGTCATGATCTGCAAGGTTCTTCTGAAAGGGATGGATCTTATGCTAAGCCTTGTGTATCTGAGTCGGACACAAAACGTGCTAAACA GCAATTTGCTCAGCGGTCTCGGGTCCGGAAACTTCAGTACATAGCTGAGCTGGAAAGGAATGTCCAAGCTTTACAGGCAA AAGGGTCCGAAGTTTTAGCTGAACTGGAATTTTTGGATCAGCAGAATCTCATATTGAACATGGAGAATAAAGCTCTGAAGCAACGATTAGACAGTTTGGCTCAGGAGCAACTCATAAAGCAAT TGGAGCATGAGGTGTTGGAGAGGGAGATTGCACGGCTTCGATTGTTGATGtatcaacagcagcagcagcccctCTCTTCCCATCACAGACCGGGTAGCAGTAGAGACCTCGATTCCCAATTTGCTAATCTCTCTTTGAAGCACAAGGAGGCCAGTTCTGGCAGGGAACCAGTCAGTGGCCCACTCCACACTTGA